A single Salmo trutta chromosome 14, fSalTru1.1, whole genome shotgun sequence DNA region contains:
- the LOC115207865 gene encoding MAP kinase-activated protein kinase 2 isoform X1, producing the protein MQHNGNGEERQSANQSEPQLQGTPSGSIPHIPGRDTLSDPTLFQLPAQSKLEFKRNAVTEDYKITTQVLGLGISGKVMECYCKKTGEKCALKILYDSPKARREVELHWRVSGGPYIVHILSLYENMHQGKKCLLIIMECMEGGELFSHIQARGDQAFTEREAAEIMRDIGTAIEYLHHMDIAHRDVKPENLLYTTKETNGVLKLTDFGFAKETTLHNSLQTPCYTPYYVAPEVLGPEKYDKSCDMWSLGVIMYILLCGFPPFYSNTGQAISPGMKQRIRMGQYKFPNPEWAEVSEEAKQLINQLLKTDPNERMTIGQFMNHPWINQSMVVPPTPLHTSRVLTEDRELWDDVKVPARLQNHRSHTGDGGLDQITRGPVWSVTHIICFQHVNMTHLKNAYGLGELSCYGNRNCMFHFVTLHLPILPHLPCKYSSPRREWAQSKASSSELDPALRKLLRKAGLNEEDMKDRHTLLLEGHTLR; encoded by the exons ATGCAACATAATGGTAACGGAGAGGAGAGGCAGTCGGCCAACCAATCCGAGCCTCAGCTCCAGGGGACGCCGAGTGGAAGCATTCCACACATCCCAGGCAGGGACACCCTTAGCGACCCCACACTCTTCCAACTGCCTGCCCAGTCAAAACTGGAGTTCAAACGCAACGCAGTCACAGAGGACTACAAAATAACAACTCAAGTACTAGGACTGGGTATCAGTGGGAAGGTGATGGAATGCTACTGCAAGAAGACAGGGGAGAAGTGTGCCCTCAAG ATTCTGTATGATAGTCCTAAGGCGCGGCGGGAGGTAGAGCTGCATTGGAGAGTGTCGGGGGGCCCATACATCGTTCACATCCTCAGCCTTTATGAGAACATGCACCAGGGGAAGAAATGCCTGCTTATCATCATGGAGTG TATggaaggaggggagctgttcagTCACATTCAGGCCAGAGGGGACCAGGCATTCACAGAGAGAG AGGCTGCGGAGATCATGAGGGACATAGGCACGGCCATTGAGTACCTTCACCACATGGACATAGCTCACAGAGATGTCAAG CCTGAAAATCTGCTCTACACCACCAAGGAGACCAATGGCGTGCTAAAACTAACTGACTTTGGCTTTGCCAAGGAGACCACCCTCCACAACTCCCTCCAGACACCCTGTTACACCCCCTACTATGTTG CCCCCGAGGTGCTTGGTCCAGAGAAGTATGACAAGTCGTGTGACATGTGGTCTCTGGGCGTGATCATGTACATCCT GCTGTGTGGGTTCCCTCCATTCTACTCTAACACTGGCCAGGCCATCTCTCCAGGGATGAAGCAGAGGATCAGGATGGGCCAGTACAAGTTCCCCAACCCTGAGTGGGCGGAAGTGTCGGAGGAAG CCAAACAGCTGATCAACCAGCTGCTGAAGACAGACCCTAACGAGAGGATGACCATCGGGCAGTTCATGAACCACCCTTGGATCAAT CAGTCGATGGTGGTCCCTCCGACTCCTCTGCACACGTCCCGTGTTCTGACAGAGGACAGAGAACTGTGGGACGATGTCAAG GTCCCAGCCAGGCTTCAGAACCACCGCAGCCACACTGGAGATGGCGGGTTGGACCAGATTACCCGAGGACCTGTCTGGAGTGTCACGCATATAATATGCTTTCAGCATGTTAACATGACACACCTAAAGAACGCCTACGGTCTGGG AGAGCTGAGTTGCTATGGGAACAGGAACTGTATGTTCCATTTCGTTACTCTGCATCTGCCCATACTGCCACACCTTCCCTGCAAAT ACAGTAGTCCCAGGAGGGAGTGGGCCCAGAGCAAGGCCTCA TCTAGTGAGCTGGACCCTGCTCTGAGGAAGCTGCTCAGGAAGGCGGGGCTAAATGAGGAGGATATGAAGGACAGACACACCCTCCTCCTAGAGGGGCACACCCTGAGATGA
- the LOC115207865 gene encoding MAP kinase-activated protein kinase 2 isoform X3 translates to MQHNGNGEERQSANQSEPQLQGTPSGSIPHIPGRDTLSDPTLFQLPAQSKLEFKRNAVTEDYKITTQVLGLGISGKVMECYCKKTGEKCALKILYDSPKARREVELHWRVSGGPYIVHILSLYENMHQGKKCLLIIMECMEGGELFSHIQARGDQAFTEREAAEIMRDIGTAIEYLHHMDIAHRDVKPENLLYTTKETNGVLKLTDFGFAKETTLHNSLQTPCYTPYYVAPEVLGPEKYDKSCDMWSLGVIMYILLCGFPPFYSNTGQAISPGMKQRIRMGQYKFPNPEWAEVSEEAKQLINQLLKTDPNERMTIGQFMNHPWINQSMVVPPTPLHTSRVLTEDRELWDDVKEEMTSALATMRVDYDQVKIKDLDTSNNPLLNKRRNRPGAGAAEGEGGGGGGGGGGGEGVVGAMVCNSQ, encoded by the exons ATGCAACATAATGGTAACGGAGAGGAGAGGCAGTCGGCCAACCAATCCGAGCCTCAGCTCCAGGGGACGCCGAGTGGAAGCATTCCACACATCCCAGGCAGGGACACCCTTAGCGACCCCACACTCTTCCAACTGCCTGCCCAGTCAAAACTGGAGTTCAAACGCAACGCAGTCACAGAGGACTACAAAATAACAACTCAAGTACTAGGACTGGGTATCAGTGGGAAGGTGATGGAATGCTACTGCAAGAAGACAGGGGAGAAGTGTGCCCTCAAG ATTCTGTATGATAGTCCTAAGGCGCGGCGGGAGGTAGAGCTGCATTGGAGAGTGTCGGGGGGCCCATACATCGTTCACATCCTCAGCCTTTATGAGAACATGCACCAGGGGAAGAAATGCCTGCTTATCATCATGGAGTG TATggaaggaggggagctgttcagTCACATTCAGGCCAGAGGGGACCAGGCATTCACAGAGAGAG AGGCTGCGGAGATCATGAGGGACATAGGCACGGCCATTGAGTACCTTCACCACATGGACATAGCTCACAGAGATGTCAAG CCTGAAAATCTGCTCTACACCACCAAGGAGACCAATGGCGTGCTAAAACTAACTGACTTTGGCTTTGCCAAGGAGACCACCCTCCACAACTCCCTCCAGACACCCTGTTACACCCCCTACTATGTTG CCCCCGAGGTGCTTGGTCCAGAGAAGTATGACAAGTCGTGTGACATGTGGTCTCTGGGCGTGATCATGTACATCCT GCTGTGTGGGTTCCCTCCATTCTACTCTAACACTGGCCAGGCCATCTCTCCAGGGATGAAGCAGAGGATCAGGATGGGCCAGTACAAGTTCCCCAACCCTGAGTGGGCGGAAGTGTCGGAGGAAG CCAAACAGCTGATCAACCAGCTGCTGAAGACAGACCCTAACGAGAGGATGACCATCGGGCAGTTCATGAACCACCCTTGGATCAAT CAGTCGATGGTGGTCCCTCCGACTCCTCTGCACACGTCCCGTGTTCTGACAGAGGACAGAGAACTGTGGGACGATGTCAAG GAAGAGATGACCAGTGCCCTGGCCACCATGCGTGTAGACTACGACCAGGTGAAGATCAAAGACCTGGACACGTCCAACAACCCGCTGCTCAATAAGAGACGCAATAGACCTGGTGCTGGGGCggctgagggagagggaggaggagggggaggtgggggaggagggggtgaaggAGTAGTCGGAGCAATGGTTTGTAACAGCCAGTGA
- the LOC115207865 gene encoding MAP kinase-activated protein kinase 2 isoform X4, whose product MQHNGNGEERQSANQSEPQLQGTPSGSIPHIPGRDTLSDPTLFQLPAQSKLEFKRNAVTEDYKITTQVLGLGISGKVMECYCKKTGEKCALKILYDSPKARREVELHWRVSGGPYIVHILSLYENMHQGKKCLLIIMECMEGGELFSHIQARGDQAFTEREAAEIMRDIGTAIEYLHHMDIAHRDVKPENLLYTTKETNGVLKLTDFGFAKETTLHNSLQTPCYTPYYVAPEVLGPEKYDKSCDMWSLGVIMYILLCGFPPFYSNTGQAISPGMKQRIRMGQYKFPNPEWAEVSEEAKQLINQLLKTDPNERMTIGQFMNHPWINQSMVVPPTPLHTSRVLTEDRELWDDVKRAELLWEQELYVPFRYSASAHTATPSLQIASGQTQLNRTDSVDSASGCQ is encoded by the exons ATGCAACATAATGGTAACGGAGAGGAGAGGCAGTCGGCCAACCAATCCGAGCCTCAGCTCCAGGGGACGCCGAGTGGAAGCATTCCACACATCCCAGGCAGGGACACCCTTAGCGACCCCACACTCTTCCAACTGCCTGCCCAGTCAAAACTGGAGTTCAAACGCAACGCAGTCACAGAGGACTACAAAATAACAACTCAAGTACTAGGACTGGGTATCAGTGGGAAGGTGATGGAATGCTACTGCAAGAAGACAGGGGAGAAGTGTGCCCTCAAG ATTCTGTATGATAGTCCTAAGGCGCGGCGGGAGGTAGAGCTGCATTGGAGAGTGTCGGGGGGCCCATACATCGTTCACATCCTCAGCCTTTATGAGAACATGCACCAGGGGAAGAAATGCCTGCTTATCATCATGGAGTG TATggaaggaggggagctgttcagTCACATTCAGGCCAGAGGGGACCAGGCATTCACAGAGAGAG AGGCTGCGGAGATCATGAGGGACATAGGCACGGCCATTGAGTACCTTCACCACATGGACATAGCTCACAGAGATGTCAAG CCTGAAAATCTGCTCTACACCACCAAGGAGACCAATGGCGTGCTAAAACTAACTGACTTTGGCTTTGCCAAGGAGACCACCCTCCACAACTCCCTCCAGACACCCTGTTACACCCCCTACTATGTTG CCCCCGAGGTGCTTGGTCCAGAGAAGTATGACAAGTCGTGTGACATGTGGTCTCTGGGCGTGATCATGTACATCCT GCTGTGTGGGTTCCCTCCATTCTACTCTAACACTGGCCAGGCCATCTCTCCAGGGATGAAGCAGAGGATCAGGATGGGCCAGTACAAGTTCCCCAACCCTGAGTGGGCGGAAGTGTCGGAGGAAG CCAAACAGCTGATCAACCAGCTGCTGAAGACAGACCCTAACGAGAGGATGACCATCGGGCAGTTCATGAACCACCCTTGGATCAAT CAGTCGATGGTGGTCCCTCCGACTCCTCTGCACACGTCCCGTGTTCTGACAGAGGACAGAGAACTGTGGGACGATGTCAAG AGAGCTGAGTTGCTATGGGAACAGGAACTGTATGTTCCATTTCGTTACTCTGCATCTGCCCATACTGCCACACCTTCCCTGCAAAT AGCTAGTGGGCAGACTCAGCTGAACCGTACTGACAGTGTGGACTCTGCCTCAGGCTGTCAGTGA
- the LOC115207865 gene encoding MAP kinase-activated protein kinase 2 isoform X2 has translation MQHNGNGEERQSANQSEPQLQGTPSGSIPHIPGRDTLSDPTLFQLPAQSKLEFKRNAVTEDYKITTQVLGLGISGKVMECYCKKTGEKCALKILYDSPKARREVELHWRVSGGPYIVHILSLYENMHQGKKCLLIIMECMEGGELFSHIQARGDQAFTEREAAEIMRDIGTAIEYLHHMDIAHRDVKPENLLYTTKETNGVLKLTDFGFAKETTLHNSLQTPCYTPYYVAPEVLGPEKYDKSCDMWSLGVIMYILLCGFPPFYSNTGQAISPGMKQRIRMGQYKFPNPEWAEVSEEAKQLINQLLKTDPNERMTIGQFMNHPWINQSMVVPPTPLHTSRVLTEDRELWDDVKVPARLQNHRSHTGDGGLDQITRGPVWSVTHIICFQHVNMTHLKNAYGLGELSCYGNRNCMFHFVTLHLPILPHLPCK, from the exons ATGCAACATAATGGTAACGGAGAGGAGAGGCAGTCGGCCAACCAATCCGAGCCTCAGCTCCAGGGGACGCCGAGTGGAAGCATTCCACACATCCCAGGCAGGGACACCCTTAGCGACCCCACACTCTTCCAACTGCCTGCCCAGTCAAAACTGGAGTTCAAACGCAACGCAGTCACAGAGGACTACAAAATAACAACTCAAGTACTAGGACTGGGTATCAGTGGGAAGGTGATGGAATGCTACTGCAAGAAGACAGGGGAGAAGTGTGCCCTCAAG ATTCTGTATGATAGTCCTAAGGCGCGGCGGGAGGTAGAGCTGCATTGGAGAGTGTCGGGGGGCCCATACATCGTTCACATCCTCAGCCTTTATGAGAACATGCACCAGGGGAAGAAATGCCTGCTTATCATCATGGAGTG TATggaaggaggggagctgttcagTCACATTCAGGCCAGAGGGGACCAGGCATTCACAGAGAGAG AGGCTGCGGAGATCATGAGGGACATAGGCACGGCCATTGAGTACCTTCACCACATGGACATAGCTCACAGAGATGTCAAG CCTGAAAATCTGCTCTACACCACCAAGGAGACCAATGGCGTGCTAAAACTAACTGACTTTGGCTTTGCCAAGGAGACCACCCTCCACAACTCCCTCCAGACACCCTGTTACACCCCCTACTATGTTG CCCCCGAGGTGCTTGGTCCAGAGAAGTATGACAAGTCGTGTGACATGTGGTCTCTGGGCGTGATCATGTACATCCT GCTGTGTGGGTTCCCTCCATTCTACTCTAACACTGGCCAGGCCATCTCTCCAGGGATGAAGCAGAGGATCAGGATGGGCCAGTACAAGTTCCCCAACCCTGAGTGGGCGGAAGTGTCGGAGGAAG CCAAACAGCTGATCAACCAGCTGCTGAAGACAGACCCTAACGAGAGGATGACCATCGGGCAGTTCATGAACCACCCTTGGATCAAT CAGTCGATGGTGGTCCCTCCGACTCCTCTGCACACGTCCCGTGTTCTGACAGAGGACAGAGAACTGTGGGACGATGTCAAG GTCCCAGCCAGGCTTCAGAACCACCGCAGCCACACTGGAGATGGCGGGTTGGACCAGATTACCCGAGGACCTGTCTGGAGTGTCACGCATATAATATGCTTTCAGCATGTTAACATGACACACCTAAAGAACGCCTACGGTCTGGG AGAGCTGAGTTGCTATGGGAACAGGAACTGTATGTTCCATTTCGTTACTCTGCATCTGCCCATACTGCCACACCTTCCCTGCAAATG a
- the LOC115207865 gene encoding MAP kinase-activated protein kinase 2 isoform X6, producing the protein MQHNGNGEERQSANQSEPQLQGTPSGSIPHIPGRDTLSDPTLFQLPAQSKLEFKRNAVTEDYKITTQVLGLGISGKVMECYCKKTGEKCALKILYDSPKARREVELHWRVSGGPYIVHILSLYENMHQGKKCLLIIMECMEGGELFSHIQARGDQAFTEREAAEIMRDIGTAIEYLHHMDIAHRDVKPENLLYTTKETNGVLKLTDFGFAKETTLHNSLQTPCYTPYYVAPEVLGPEKYDKSCDMWSLGVIMYILLCGFPPFYSNTGQAISPGMKQRIRMGQYKFPNPEWAEVSEEAKQLINQLLKTDPNERMTIGQFMNHPWINQSMVVPPTPLHTSRVLTEDRELWDDVKRAELLWEQELYVPFRYSASAHTATPSLQIQ; encoded by the exons ATGCAACATAATGGTAACGGAGAGGAGAGGCAGTCGGCCAACCAATCCGAGCCTCAGCTCCAGGGGACGCCGAGTGGAAGCATTCCACACATCCCAGGCAGGGACACCCTTAGCGACCCCACACTCTTCCAACTGCCTGCCCAGTCAAAACTGGAGTTCAAACGCAACGCAGTCACAGAGGACTACAAAATAACAACTCAAGTACTAGGACTGGGTATCAGTGGGAAGGTGATGGAATGCTACTGCAAGAAGACAGGGGAGAAGTGTGCCCTCAAG ATTCTGTATGATAGTCCTAAGGCGCGGCGGGAGGTAGAGCTGCATTGGAGAGTGTCGGGGGGCCCATACATCGTTCACATCCTCAGCCTTTATGAGAACATGCACCAGGGGAAGAAATGCCTGCTTATCATCATGGAGTG TATggaaggaggggagctgttcagTCACATTCAGGCCAGAGGGGACCAGGCATTCACAGAGAGAG AGGCTGCGGAGATCATGAGGGACATAGGCACGGCCATTGAGTACCTTCACCACATGGACATAGCTCACAGAGATGTCAAG CCTGAAAATCTGCTCTACACCACCAAGGAGACCAATGGCGTGCTAAAACTAACTGACTTTGGCTTTGCCAAGGAGACCACCCTCCACAACTCCCTCCAGACACCCTGTTACACCCCCTACTATGTTG CCCCCGAGGTGCTTGGTCCAGAGAAGTATGACAAGTCGTGTGACATGTGGTCTCTGGGCGTGATCATGTACATCCT GCTGTGTGGGTTCCCTCCATTCTACTCTAACACTGGCCAGGCCATCTCTCCAGGGATGAAGCAGAGGATCAGGATGGGCCAGTACAAGTTCCCCAACCCTGAGTGGGCGGAAGTGTCGGAGGAAG CCAAACAGCTGATCAACCAGCTGCTGAAGACAGACCCTAACGAGAGGATGACCATCGGGCAGTTCATGAACCACCCTTGGATCAAT CAGTCGATGGTGGTCCCTCCGACTCCTCTGCACACGTCCCGTGTTCTGACAGAGGACAGAGAACTGTGGGACGATGTCAAG AGAGCTGAGTTGCTATGGGAACAGGAACTGTATGTTCCATTTCGTTACTCTGCATCTGCCCATACTGCCACACCTTCCCTGCAAAT ACAGTAG
- the LOC115207865 gene encoding MAP kinase-activated protein kinase 2 isoform X5 encodes MQHNGNGEERQSANQSEPQLQGTPSGSIPHIPGRDTLSDPTLFQLPAQSKLEFKRNAVTEDYKITTQVLGLGISGKVMECYCKKTGEKCALKILYDSPKARREVELHWRVSGGPYIVHILSLYENMHQGKKCLLIIMECMEGGELFSHIQARGDQAFTEREAAEIMRDIGTAIEYLHHMDIAHRDVKPENLLYTTKETNGVLKLTDFGFAKETTLHNSLQTPCYTPYYVAPEVLGPEKYDKSCDMWSLGVIMYILLCGFPPFYSNTGQAISPGMKQRIRMGQYKFPNPEWAEVSEEAKQLINQLLKTDPNERMTIGQFMNHPWINQSMVVPPTPLHTSRVLTEDRELWDDVKRAELLWEQELYVPFRYSASAHTATPSLQMTAR; translated from the exons ATGCAACATAATGGTAACGGAGAGGAGAGGCAGTCGGCCAACCAATCCGAGCCTCAGCTCCAGGGGACGCCGAGTGGAAGCATTCCACACATCCCAGGCAGGGACACCCTTAGCGACCCCACACTCTTCCAACTGCCTGCCCAGTCAAAACTGGAGTTCAAACGCAACGCAGTCACAGAGGACTACAAAATAACAACTCAAGTACTAGGACTGGGTATCAGTGGGAAGGTGATGGAATGCTACTGCAAGAAGACAGGGGAGAAGTGTGCCCTCAAG ATTCTGTATGATAGTCCTAAGGCGCGGCGGGAGGTAGAGCTGCATTGGAGAGTGTCGGGGGGCCCATACATCGTTCACATCCTCAGCCTTTATGAGAACATGCACCAGGGGAAGAAATGCCTGCTTATCATCATGGAGTG TATggaaggaggggagctgttcagTCACATTCAGGCCAGAGGGGACCAGGCATTCACAGAGAGAG AGGCTGCGGAGATCATGAGGGACATAGGCACGGCCATTGAGTACCTTCACCACATGGACATAGCTCACAGAGATGTCAAG CCTGAAAATCTGCTCTACACCACCAAGGAGACCAATGGCGTGCTAAAACTAACTGACTTTGGCTTTGCCAAGGAGACCACCCTCCACAACTCCCTCCAGACACCCTGTTACACCCCCTACTATGTTG CCCCCGAGGTGCTTGGTCCAGAGAAGTATGACAAGTCGTGTGACATGTGGTCTCTGGGCGTGATCATGTACATCCT GCTGTGTGGGTTCCCTCCATTCTACTCTAACACTGGCCAGGCCATCTCTCCAGGGATGAAGCAGAGGATCAGGATGGGCCAGTACAAGTTCCCCAACCCTGAGTGGGCGGAAGTGTCGGAGGAAG CCAAACAGCTGATCAACCAGCTGCTGAAGACAGACCCTAACGAGAGGATGACCATCGGGCAGTTCATGAACCACCCTTGGATCAAT CAGTCGATGGTGGTCCCTCCGACTCCTCTGCACACGTCCCGTGTTCTGACAGAGGACAGAGAACTGTGGGACGATGTCAAG AGAGCTGAGTTGCTATGGGAACAGGAACTGTATGTTCCATTTCGTTACTCTGCATCTGCCCATACTGCCACACCTTCCCTGCAAATG aCTGCCAGGTGA